The Arachis hypogaea cultivar Tifrunner chromosome 19, arahy.Tifrunner.gnm2.J5K5, whole genome shotgun sequence genome has a window encoding:
- the LOC112778188 gene encoding uncharacterized protein, whose translation MEMPDLDPAVHQHALKARLQPRKFRETIVVTKPKTLEEFRERAAGQMEIEELREAKRTERKQPKREDDRATRSANIKDSRKPFRLTPKFDNYTKFNTKREKIIKEILSAKIIKPPARAGNYQDQSFVDKSKYCALHQKYGHTTDECVIAKDLLERLAWQGLLDKYIEGRKHKEGNKDREERHQAPGHKEDNKWSNNAPPKSIINCISGGFAGGGETTSARKRSYCAMLAIEGTTPQNNKSAPDLNITFSQEDICSAAPNLDDPVVISIQTGKLLVRKVLLDPASSADVLFYSIFLKIKLSEKLMQPSSGELVGFSGERVPIKGYIWLKTIMGECSLSRTIDMQYLVVDCPSPYNIILRRPALNMFRAVVSTFHLCVKFQAQDGKIATLHSDRQQARQCYNASLKRSVTRQEFQQEVKAIHSTNEVLSLAELDPREDTKKDLSQRTSS comes from the coding sequence ATGGAGATGCCCGACCTGGATCCCGCCGTCCACCAGCATGCCCTGAAAGCCAGACTCCAACCTAGAAAATTCAGAGAAACAATCGTGGTAACTAAGCCAAAGACACTGGAAGAATTTCGAGAAAGGGCAGCAGGACAGATGGAGATTGAAGAGCTCCGCGAAGCCAAAAGAACAGAGAGAAAACAACCAAAGAGAGAGGATGACAGAGCCACAAGGTCGGCAAATATCAAAGACTCCAGAAAACCTTTCAGACTGACTCCAAAATTTGACAACTACACCAAATTCAACACAAAGAGGGAAAAGATAATTAAAGAAATCCTCAGCGCTAAGATTATAAAACCACCAGCAAGGGCAGGAAACTACCAAGATCAGAGCTTTGTCGACAAAAGCAAATACTGCGCTTTGCATCAGAAGTATGGACATACAACTGATGAGTGCGTGATAGCTAAAGATCTACTAGAAAGACTGGCTTGGCAAGGCCTCCTCGACAAATACATCGAAGGGAGAAAACACAAAGAAGGTAATAAGGACCGAGAAGAGCGTCATCAAGCTCCAGGTCACAAAGAGGACAACAAATGGTCGAACAACGCTCCACCCAAAAGCATCATAAACTGTATATCCGGAGGATTCGCCGGGGGAGGTGAGACAACTTCGGCGCGAAAACGAAGCTACTGCGCAATGTTGGCAATCGAAGGAACAACACCACAAAACAACAAAAGTGCACCCGACCTCAATATCACTTTCAGCCAGGAAGATATATGCTCGGCGGCACCAAACCTGGACGACCCAGTGGTAATTTCCATCCAAACAGGCAAATTACTGGTAAGAAAAGTCCTTTTGGACCCAGCTAGCAGTGCAGATGTtcttttttactctattttcctaaaaataaaattatctgaaAAACTCATGCAACCTTCATCTGGAGAACTGGTAGGATTCTCCGGAGAAAGGGTCCCAATTAAAGGATACATATGGTTAAAAACAATAATGGGAGAGTGCTCATTGTCACGAACCATTGATATGCAATATCTAGTAGTTGACTGCCCAAGCCCTTACAATATCATTCTCAGAAGACCTGCTCTAAACATGTTCAGGGCAGTAGTATCCACTTTTCATCTATGTGTTAAATTTCAGGCACAGGACGGCAAAATAGCTACACTCCACTCAGATCGCCAACAAGCTCGGCAGTGCTATAACGCAAGCCTGAAAAGGTCGGTCACAAGACAGGAGTTCCAACAAGAGGTCAAAGCAATTCATAGCACAAACGAGGTATTGTCCCTAGCAGAGCTTGACCCCAGAGAAGACACCAAGAAAGACCTCAGCCAGCGGACGAGCTCATGA
- the LOC112778189 gene encoding uncharacterized protein: MPFGLKNAGATYQRLMDKVFRHQIGRNIEIYVDNMVAKTTQEKSHCDDLREVFEQIRVYNMRLNPEKCAFGVQGGKFLGFMLTSRGIEANPEKCEAILNMASPKIVKQVQQLAGKVAALSRFLPAASSRSYHFFQTISKNKKFQWTEECEKAFTELKTILSSPPVLQRPEVGKPLYLYLSVSNYSISSALVIETGKIQQPILADFVSELTQDEHNKFWELHVDGASSRGGSGAGIILKEGDKVVAEQSLQFHFPASNNQAEYEALIAGLKLALNLQAKSLTAHCDSLLVVQQIRGEFQVKDPLLERYWLIAKDLISKFNSFIILHVHREKNVRADILSKLAATRADTQTSALSQLTLKKPSIELLSITSINHLRDWRTPFLEYINAGIIPRDELNPQHFRRKASLYTNIAGELYKRGFSQPLLKCLNKDESQEVMDEVHEGVCGNHIRG; encoded by the exons atgccatttggcctaaagaatgcaggtgcaacctACCAACGACTGATGGACAAAGTGTTCCGCCATCAAATAGGTCGGAACATAGAAATCTATGTGGACAATATGGTCGCCAAAACTACACAGGAAAAATCACACTGCGATGACCTCAGGGAGGTATTCGAACAAATCCGAGTATataacatgagactcaacccaGAGAAATGTGCCTTCGGGGTACAAGGAGGAAAATTCCTTGGATTCATGCTGACCTcacgaggaattgaagcaaaccctgaGAAATGTGAGGCAATACTTAACATGGCGAGCCCTAAAATAGTAAAACAAGTACAACAATTAGCAGGAAAGGTAGCGGCACTATCTCGGTTCTTGCCAGCAGCATCAAGCCGATCATATCATTTCTTCCAAACAATATCAAAGAATAAGAAGTTTCAATGGACAGAAGAGTGCGAGAAAGCGTTCACCGAACTCAAAACCATTCTATCATCACCACCCGTGCTGCAAAGACCAGAAGTTGGTAAACCTTTATACTTATACCTATCTGTTTCTAATTATTCTATAAGCTCGGCTCTGGTCATTGAGACAGGAAAAATACAACAACCG ATCCTCGCAGACTTTGTCTCAGAACTAACCCAGGACGAGCACAACAAATTTTGGGAATTACACGTCGACGGGGCGTCCAGCCGAGGAGGAAGCGGAGCTGGGATAATCCTGAAAGAAGGAGACAAAGTGGTGGCCGAGCAATCCCTCCAGTTTCACTTTCCGGCAAGCAACAATCAAGCCGAATATGAGGCCCTTATAGCGGGACTCAAGCTCGCCCTAAATCTCCAAGCAAAAAGCCTGACAGCACATTGTGATTCCCTCTTAGTGGTGCAACAAATCCGAGGAGAATTTCAGGTAAAAGATCCTTTGCTAGAGCGATACTGGCTCATAGCAAAGGATCTCATTTCAAAGTTCAACTCATTTATTATTCTGCATGTACATAGAGAAAAGAATGTTAGAGCAGACATATTATCCAAACTTGCCGCCACTAGGGCGGACACACAAACATCGGCATTATCACAACTAACACTTAAAAAACCCAGCATTGAACTATTATCTATAACAAGCATTAACCACCTCCGAGACTGGAGAACACCTTTCCTTGAGTACATCAATGCAGGTATCATTCCCAGAGATGAGCTCAACCCGCAACACTTCAGACGAAAAGCAAGCCTCTACACAAACATAGCTGGAGAACTATACAAGCGCGGTTTCTCACAACCATTGCTAAAATGCCTAAACAAAGATGAGTCACAAGAGGTGATGGACGAAGTCCATGAGGGAGTTTGTGGCAACCACATCAGAGGTTAG
- the LOC140182223 gene encoding uncharacterized protein: MDCITKVKTCDKCQKHAAISTRPAEALHSMEAIKKKLSNAKGEWAELIPEVLWSYNTTIQTTTGETPFKLVYGSEALIPVEVGVPTLRADLYDEQHNINARNAELDLTEKNREIAAIKQRAQKQLAERRHNKKVVPRTFEEGDLVLRRIEEARRPPSHGKFAANWEGPF, translated from the exons ATGGATTGCATAACAAAAGTCAAGACATGTGACAAATGTCAAAAGCATGCAGCCATCTCTACAAGACCGGCCGAAGCATTGCACAGCATGGAG GCAATAAAGAAAAAGCTCTCTAATGCAAAAGGAGAATGGGCGGAGCTAATACCAGAAGTATTATGGAGTTACAACACCACAATACAAACAACAACGGGCGAAACACCCTTCAAGCTAGTCTACGGGTCGGAAGCTTTAATCCCGGTAGAGGTCGGAGTCCCCACGCTAAGAGCCGACCTATATGACGAACAACACAATATAAATGCAAGAAATGCCGAGCTTGATCTCACAGAAAAGAACCGAGAAATCGCCGCCATTAAACAAAGAGCTCAGAAACAATTGGCAGAAAGAAGGCACAATAAAAAAGTGGTGCCAAGGACATTCGAGGAGGGTGACTTAGTCCTCAGACGAATAGAAGAAGCCAGACGACCTCCTTCACATGGAAAGTTCGCCGCAAACTGGGAGGGACCATTCTGA